In the Mycolicibacterium chubuense NBB4 genome, one interval contains:
- a CDS encoding FAD-binding oxidoreductase, which yields MGENEDILTAALHHGINLQYGCRHGNCSSCKHWLIDGDVDDSAASVYAIPRNEREDGAILLCCTFAKSDLEIEIHQHDGAETLPPMTPPSPRRATVLEVVSRTTNLVELRVSLDEPLSFRAGQYAEFTLDTGERRSYSLLSPPSAGNELTFCIKRVQNGAFTTVLDRLEPGSHLNLEAPFGTMFLRETARPVIAVGIGSGIAPLLSILSDAAEQDSDVPIRFYYGARTNSDLVYLDQLAELSTRLTDFQFIPCLSQGTPDTVPPNGRAGRVTRAIAEDIRDASVYDAYLCGAPEMCDAVGRLLEAKGLPEARIHADKFYPAVESASVSA from the coding sequence GTGGGTGAGAACGAAGACATCCTCACCGCCGCCCTGCACCACGGCATCAACCTGCAATACGGATGTCGGCACGGGAATTGCTCGTCGTGCAAGCACTGGCTGATCGACGGCGACGTCGACGACTCGGCCGCATCGGTCTACGCGATCCCGAGGAACGAACGTGAGGACGGGGCGATCCTGCTGTGCTGCACCTTCGCTAAGAGTGATTTGGAGATCGAGATCCATCAGCACGACGGCGCCGAGACACTTCCCCCGATGACACCCCCCAGCCCTCGCAGGGCCACGGTGCTGGAGGTCGTTTCCCGGACAACGAACCTGGTCGAGTTGCGAGTGAGCTTGGACGAACCGCTGAGCTTTCGAGCCGGCCAGTACGCAGAATTCACTCTCGACACCGGGGAACGCCGGTCGTACTCGCTGCTGAGCCCACCGAGTGCGGGTAACGAACTGACGTTCTGCATCAAACGCGTGCAGAACGGGGCGTTCACTACAGTGCTCGACCGCCTGGAGCCGGGATCTCATCTGAACCTGGAGGCACCGTTTGGCACCATGTTCCTGCGCGAGACAGCTCGCCCAGTGATCGCGGTCGGGATCGGCTCCGGGATCGCGCCGCTGTTGTCAATTCTATCCGACGCAGCCGAGCAGGACAGCGACGTGCCGATCCGCTTCTATTACGGAGCCCGCACCAACAGTGACCTGGTGTACCTCGACCAGCTCGCCGAACTCTCGACTCGGTTGACGGATTTCCAGTTCATCCCGTGCCTGTCGCAAGGCACCCCTGACACGGTGCCGCCAAATGGCCGCGCAGGGCGTGTCACCAGAGCCATTGCCGAAGACATACGGGATGCCTCTGTCTATGACGCCTACCTGTGCGGCGCGCCAGAGATGTGTGACGCCGTCGGGCGTCTCCTTGAAGCCAAGGGCCTACCGGAGGCACGTATTCACGCCGACAAGTTCTATCCGGCCGTCGAGTCGGCCTCGGTGTCCGCGTGA
- a CDS encoding MmoB/DmpM family protein has protein sequence MKSEEAQATVHYVSEECPQIRVQDRGTFFLLETEGTIRIPLAEVEEYLGKPLTMSRFLVCMSSYYGRAHVEDDAFVVTADMSQLEPAKT, from the coding sequence ATGAAAAGCGAAGAGGCCCAGGCGACCGTGCATTACGTGAGCGAGGAATGCCCCCAGATTCGAGTGCAGGATCGAGGCACGTTCTTCCTGCTCGAGACCGAGGGAACGATCCGCATACCGCTGGCTGAGGTAGAGGAATACCTCGGGAAACCGCTAACGATGTCACGGTTCTTGGTGTGCATGTCTAGTTACTACGGGCGGGCGCATGTCGAGGACGACGCGTTCGTGGTCACTGCCGACATGTCGCAACTCGAACCGGCAAAGACCTGA
- a CDS encoding aromatic/alkene monooxygenase hydroxylase subunit beta: MSAELISEGVAAEQVGEGFYSPRDLTYIRPQKRRLSEYEAVICHAQPDLDQFDSGGWYLLRPDGLGCQDARTTALVHPNWFEYRDPSGLWQRPYIKLQAQQERSIEGAITSAKANGAFGDIAPAWLDLVSRYYEAFASFQWGMFKAHAFVTREALSDTLSMAYTFSGMDRLRHQQDIALYSLDLHEQAPGYTEGAGAEAWLRDPACQGARRLVERLLSLRDWGEMVLMTNLVVEPLCTALLGSEFFRRLAPLHGDVVIPVIEMTAEADRRRNRAATQALVKMLTADTDLAGRPVPTAHNHTLMQRWVDSWYTDALAAVDAFLPVFDAAPAGSGLGERARQHVVDNTADILEKAGLRVPTAVTL, translated from the coding sequence ATGAGTGCCGAACTGATTTCCGAGGGCGTGGCGGCCGAGCAGGTGGGCGAGGGTTTCTACTCGCCCCGGGACCTGACATACATCCGGCCGCAAAAGCGCCGACTCTCCGAGTATGAGGCGGTCATCTGCCACGCCCAACCGGACCTCGACCAGTTCGATTCTGGTGGCTGGTATCTGCTGAGGCCCGACGGTCTGGGCTGCCAAGATGCCCGGACCACCGCACTGGTCCATCCGAACTGGTTCGAGTACCGCGATCCGTCAGGGCTCTGGCAGCGTCCTTACATAAAGCTTCAAGCCCAGCAGGAGCGGTCCATCGAGGGGGCGATCACCTCGGCGAAGGCCAACGGCGCGTTCGGCGACATCGCGCCAGCGTGGCTCGATCTTGTGTCGCGCTACTACGAAGCGTTCGCGTCGTTTCAGTGGGGAATGTTCAAGGCGCACGCATTCGTGACCCGGGAAGCGCTGTCGGACACCCTGTCGATGGCCTACACCTTTAGTGGCATGGATCGGCTACGCCACCAACAGGACATTGCGCTGTACAGCCTCGATCTGCACGAGCAGGCACCCGGCTATACCGAAGGAGCCGGCGCCGAGGCCTGGCTTCGTGATCCGGCGTGTCAGGGCGCCCGTAGGCTAGTCGAGCGGCTCCTCTCGCTGCGCGACTGGGGTGAAATGGTCTTGATGACGAACCTGGTGGTCGAGCCGTTATGCACCGCCCTCCTGGGCAGCGAGTTCTTTCGTCGTCTAGCTCCGCTGCACGGTGACGTGGTCATCCCAGTGATCGAGATGACCGCGGAGGCGGACCGGCGTCGCAACCGCGCCGCGACCCAAGCTTTAGTCAAGATGCTCACCGCCGATACCGACCTCGCGGGTCGGCCGGTGCCGACCGCGCACAACCACACGCTGATGCAACGTTGGGTCGACTCTTGGTATACGGACGCGCTCGCGGCCGTCGACGCGTTCCTGCCGGTCTTCGACGCCGCACCCGCAGGATCAGGGCTCGGCGAACGCGCCCGACAGCATGTCGTCGACAACACCGCAGACATCCTCGAAAAGGCCGGCCTGCGGGTTCCCACGGCGGTGACATTGTGA
- a CDS encoding aromatic/alkene/methane monooxygenase hydroxylase/oxygenase subunit alpha: MTASITTQHEKIKSFDWEPSYFRRDALYPTKYKIPPKTKDPFRTLVREYVGMEEEKDDRQYGALEDALSRMNNSAQAEPRFMEIMKPVLALVDFGEYAAMKCTAMLVDTVENPELRQGYLAQMIDEVRHTNQEAYLMRYFAKHAPDPAGFNSGFQTRASDPIGRPGRAVFEAFMNDDPITNALNLQVVAETAYTNPLFVAVTEVAAANGDQATPSVFLSVQSDEARHMANGYSTLAAVLSEPENLPMLQEDFDTAFWRQHSFLDNFQGAVYDYFSKVRLKSYKEYWDQWIWDDWAGSYIERLEPFGLKVPRWIHDAKRHVEWGGHSAAMVSAALWPVHAWRSDYMTDEDFAYLEEKYPGWEQHFGPFWTAYREMGDPRKGHLALELFPTMPPICRTCQMPCVFPRPDINEVRLSIDAAGQRHAFCSEACQHIFRQAPHRHTGMTWWEVNDGIELARYIEDNGLLRADGRTLMGQPHVHTEERWLWTIDDIRRTGIVIQDPLRAMPADAFTDI, encoded by the coding sequence ATGACCGCATCGATCACGACGCAGCACGAAAAGATCAAGTCGTTCGATTGGGAGCCGAGCTACTTCCGGCGCGACGCGTTATATCCAACCAAGTACAAGATCCCGCCAAAGACCAAGGACCCATTCCGTACCCTCGTACGCGAGTACGTCGGGATGGAGGAAGAAAAGGACGACCGCCAATACGGTGCGCTCGAGGACGCGTTGAGCCGGATGAACAACTCCGCGCAGGCCGAGCCACGTTTCATGGAGATCATGAAGCCAGTGTTGGCGTTGGTCGACTTCGGCGAGTACGCCGCAATGAAGTGCACCGCGATGCTGGTCGATACGGTGGAGAATCCGGAGCTGCGCCAGGGCTATCTCGCGCAGATGATCGACGAAGTACGTCACACCAATCAAGAGGCGTATTTGATGCGCTACTTCGCCAAGCATGCTCCGGACCCAGCTGGGTTCAACTCCGGGTTCCAGACGCGCGCGTCCGACCCGATCGGGCGACCGGGTCGGGCAGTGTTCGAAGCGTTCATGAACGACGATCCGATCACCAATGCCCTGAATCTGCAGGTTGTCGCCGAGACGGCGTATACCAATCCGCTGTTCGTGGCGGTGACTGAGGTCGCGGCCGCGAACGGGGACCAGGCAACCCCGTCGGTGTTCCTGTCAGTCCAGTCCGATGAAGCGCGGCACATGGCTAACGGCTACTCGACGCTCGCCGCGGTCTTGAGTGAGCCGGAGAACTTGCCGATGCTCCAGGAGGACTTCGACACCGCGTTCTGGCGCCAGCACAGCTTCCTGGACAACTTCCAAGGGGCGGTCTACGACTATTTTTCGAAGGTTCGCCTCAAGTCCTACAAAGAGTATTGGGATCAATGGATTTGGGACGACTGGGCGGGTAGCTACATCGAGCGGTTAGAACCGTTCGGTCTGAAGGTGCCGCGCTGGATCCACGACGCGAAGCGGCACGTGGAATGGGGCGGGCATTCCGCGGCGATGGTGTCTGCGGCGCTGTGGCCAGTGCACGCGTGGCGATCGGACTACATGACCGACGAAGACTTCGCCTACCTTGAGGAAAAATACCCCGGCTGGGAACAGCATTTCGGCCCGTTCTGGACCGCGTACCGCGAAATGGGTGACCCCCGCAAGGGCCACCTCGCCTTGGAACTGTTCCCCACGATGCCGCCGATCTGCCGGACCTGTCAGATGCCCTGCGTATTCCCGCGCCCGGACATCAACGAGGTCCGGTTGTCGATCGACGCGGCCGGCCAACGGCATGCGTTCTGCTCGGAGGCCTGCCAGCACATCTTCCGGCAGGCCCCCCACCGCCACACCGGCATGACGTGGTGGGAGGTCAACGACGGGATCGAGCTGGCCCGCTACATCGAGGACAACGGCCTGCTGCGCGCCGACGGTCGGACCCTGATGGGTCAGCCGCACGTGCACACCGAGGAACGCTGGTTGTGGACCATCGACGATATCCGGCGCACCGGAATCGTCATCCAGGATCCGCTCAGGGCGATGCCCGCCGACGCATTCACGGACATCTGA
- a CDS encoding response regulator transcription factor → MVVDDHPIVHLGVERLVEGATGVQMCRGARTATDGVAAATAECPDVVLLDLHLPDMALPDAAAALRGACPGVKLVLFTGDSKRSVGQIAGLVGVDAVVHKDNACAVLITAITEVAAGRRYCDPVISSGDPLALSRREYQVLERLAMGESNSEIAQQLRLAPNTVKSYVQSLLAHLDARNRLDAVVKAQQAGML, encoded by the coding sequence ATGGTGGTCGATGATCATCCGATTGTCCATCTGGGCGTGGAACGTCTGGTTGAGGGTGCGACGGGCGTCCAAATGTGCCGGGGTGCGCGGACCGCAACCGACGGTGTCGCAGCGGCTACTGCGGAATGCCCAGATGTCGTTTTGCTAGATCTGCATCTTCCGGACATGGCTCTGCCGGACGCCGCCGCCGCACTTCGCGGGGCGTGCCCCGGGGTGAAGCTGGTGCTGTTCACCGGCGACAGCAAACGGTCGGTCGGCCAGATCGCTGGACTGGTCGGGGTGGACGCGGTGGTACACAAGGACAACGCCTGCGCGGTGCTCATCACAGCGATCACCGAAGTCGCCGCGGGGCGACGCTACTGCGATCCCGTCATCAGCTCCGGGGATCCGCTGGCGCTGTCGCGACGCGAGTATCAGGTGTTGGAGCGGTTGGCCATGGGAGAGAGCAACAGCGAAATTGCTCAGCAGCTACGCCTAGCGCCGAACACCGTGAAGTCTTACGTTCAATCGCTATTGGCCCACCTTGACGCCCGCAACCGGTTGGACGCGGTGGTCAAGGCTCAACAGGCCGGAATGCTCTAG
- a CDS encoding GAF domain-containing sensor histidine kinase: MLSLLDGTAALRRSAEIVHRELGADLAAGAHRIAEDDTMEVVAVVGGRTEALNGLVVGPQEGLGGQAAVLRRTAAVADYSLSRAITHDFDHAVRAEGLHAVMAAPIVRAHRLYGLLYAARRSAVAWTDADRTALLGLARQTAVAMEVADSAREMAEVAVFSERQRLAIRLHDSVGATLFSLRVALTSARAAADAQRGDMAELLTDALALTERATSELRSQTYSLHHAPEDKALAVALQGDCRDFSERTGVAAELVVLGDLPRLDAGRADVLRRIAREALLNVEKHAGAHSVVVSLYIHSDGVGMAVADDGTAGDITLQDERGMGLEVMAESVERVGGWLTCAGNDEGGGTVRAWVPAARAFRPVEP; this comes from the coding sequence ATGCTCTCGCTGCTCGATGGAACGGCGGCGCTTCGACGCAGCGCGGAAATCGTTCACCGCGAGCTCGGCGCAGATTTGGCGGCCGGAGCGCACCGGATCGCCGAGGACGACACGATGGAGGTCGTCGCCGTGGTGGGTGGGCGCACGGAGGCGCTCAACGGCTTGGTGGTCGGGCCTCAGGAAGGCCTTGGCGGTCAGGCGGCGGTGTTGCGTCGGACCGCGGCCGTCGCGGACTACAGCTTGAGTCGGGCGATCACGCACGACTTCGATCACGCGGTTCGGGCGGAGGGATTGCACGCGGTGATGGCTGCTCCGATCGTGCGCGCCCACCGACTCTACGGGCTCCTCTATGCGGCCCGTCGGTCCGCAGTTGCATGGACCGACGCCGACCGGACCGCCCTGCTGGGCTTGGCGCGACAGACCGCGGTGGCGATGGAGGTCGCCGATAGTGCCCGCGAGATGGCGGAGGTCGCGGTGTTCAGCGAACGGCAACGCCTCGCAATACGGTTGCATGATTCGGTCGGCGCGACGTTATTCAGCCTCCGGGTGGCGTTGACGTCGGCGCGCGCTGCGGCAGACGCACAGCGCGGTGACATGGCGGAACTGCTGACTGATGCGTTGGCTTTGACGGAACGGGCGACCTCTGAGCTGCGTTCCCAGACGTACTCGCTCCATCATGCACCCGAGGACAAGGCACTCGCGGTCGCCCTTCAGGGGGATTGTCGTGACTTCTCCGAGCGAACCGGTGTCGCAGCGGAATTGGTTGTACTGGGTGATCTGCCGCGGTTGGATGCGGGCCGCGCGGACGTTTTACGGCGGATCGCCCGCGAGGCCCTGCTCAACGTGGAGAAGCACGCTGGTGCCCACTCCGTGGTCGTAAGTTTGTATATCCACAGCGACGGTGTCGGCATGGCCGTGGCCGACGACGGAACGGCCGGGGACATCACATTGCAGGACGAGCGCGGCATGGGCCTCGAGGTGATGGCCGAAAGCGTCGAGCGCGTCGGCGGCTGGCTGACGTGCGCAGGCAACGACGAAGGCGGCGGGACAGTGCGGGCGTGGGTACCGGCGGCTAGAGCATTCCGGCCTGTTGAGCCTTGA
- a CDS encoding iron-containing alcohol dehydrogenase encodes MRLDTASPTQARTTRALLPERHHGALETGPTRLLKFHAPEIVFGIDSMGEAAHAAVRLGALRPMLVTDPGLIEAGWVTELTEHLRSQCVDASVWSGVTPNPKDHEIAAGYEFYRSRGCDVLIALGGGSVIDAAKGVAILAGNGGAILDYEGVDNVLTPIPPLVVVPSTSGTGADVSQFCVITDTARATKITILGRALVPNISVIDPRLLTTMPEWLNAATGLDALTHGIEAFVSLGHNQLTDHHALRAVVMVTDNLTRAIDTPHYMPARVLMAQAALEAGLAFSNAILGAAHAMSHQVGGLLDLPHGVINGVLLPHVVRFNAEVDPVPYATIATCLGLADSRAPAWESALALADRLHQLATEVGVPRGLADLGVREDDVPVLAATALQDACMSTNPRAADEIQMQALFRAAM; translated from the coding sequence ATGAGGCTCGACACAGCGTCACCGACGCAGGCCCGGACGACCCGCGCTCTCCTGCCCGAACGGCACCATGGCGCCTTAGAGACCGGTCCGACACGGTTGTTGAAGTTCCACGCGCCGGAGATTGTCTTCGGCATCGACTCGATGGGCGAGGCTGCTCACGCGGCCGTCCGTTTGGGTGCGCTGCGTCCAATGCTCGTGACCGATCCCGGCCTCATCGAGGCGGGATGGGTCACCGAACTCACGGAGCACCTAAGAAGCCAATGCGTGGACGCAAGTGTGTGGAGCGGAGTCACACCGAACCCAAAGGATCACGAGATCGCGGCAGGTTACGAGTTTTACCGCAGCCGCGGCTGTGATGTGCTGATTGCGCTCGGTGGTGGCTCAGTCATCGACGCCGCCAAGGGGGTCGCGATCCTTGCGGGTAACGGCGGCGCAATCCTGGATTACGAGGGCGTAGACAACGTGCTGACGCCGATTCCACCACTGGTGGTCGTGCCGTCGACGTCGGGAACCGGAGCTGATGTCTCGCAGTTCTGCGTCATCACTGACACCGCGCGTGCTACCAAGATCACCATTTTGGGGCGGGCGCTGGTGCCGAACATCTCGGTTATCGACCCCCGGCTACTGACGACGATGCCCGAGTGGCTAAACGCCGCCACCGGGCTCGACGCGCTGACGCACGGCATTGAGGCGTTCGTGTCCCTGGGCCACAATCAACTCACCGACCATCACGCCCTGCGGGCAGTGGTGATGGTGACCGACAACCTTACGAGGGCGATCGATACCCCCCACTACATGCCCGCCAGAGTGCTGATGGCCCAAGCAGCTTTGGAGGCTGGTCTGGCGTTCAGCAATGCCATCCTTGGGGCGGCACATGCCATGAGCCATCAAGTCGGCGGACTGCTTGATCTGCCGCACGGCGTCATCAACGGCGTGCTGTTGCCGCACGTCGTACGGTTCAACGCAGAGGTAGATCCTGTCCCCTACGCGACGATCGCGACTTGCCTTGGCCTCGCTGACAGCCGGGCGCCCGCTTGGGAGTCCGCGTTGGCCCTGGCAGACCGCTTGCACCAGTTGGCCACCGAGGTAGGGGTTCCCCGAGGTCTGGCAGACCTCGGGGTACGGGAAGATGACGTGCCGGTGCTCGCCGCAACAGCACTACAGGACGCATGCATGTCCACAAACCCGCGGGCGGCTGATGAAATCCAGATGCAAGCTCTCTTCCGGGCGGCGATGTGA
- a CDS encoding MadS family sensor histidine kinase gives MTAIPAHRRGVFTRDLDRLTGVRSGKGTFYPQFRATTQRLERVVHALDAISRALVQTVDGPEKLVRAVADAARIHLEADWVLLALADGALPDAHPRHLILDNEGIAYSFEGLAGTKDPSGHTPDLVLDRLLDILRGQLAQFRLPVIENHHAHVPIELDGDVVGAFAAWTAGHRVLDGTDGIVMRILSSQTAVALQNSALFQQSQVLLADSERACAVASRHASDLAARNVELLATQRELDAAQRHQLLDCERHRIARELHDSVAQCVLSAGMQIEVCRSEAEEQLVDKGGRALFERLDVAKELTRSAVEQLRSAIYTLNHRSDAQRSSLPEMLAQLANVHMPDDLRVTLHVTGAAVELRSGVEHALLRIAGEALFNTAMHGSASRAIVRLAYKPTSVSLSIADDGIGDPEKLRMLLRLADGPDVDGHHRGLANMVARAREHGGTLAVRRSRMGGIQLLATVPHPPGVVS, from the coding sequence GTGACTGCGATTCCGGCGCATCGTCGTGGCGTGTTCACCAGAGACCTTGATCGGCTTACGGGCGTACGGTCCGGCAAGGGCACTTTTTATCCTCAATTTCGGGCTACCACGCAGCGCCTGGAACGCGTCGTGCACGCGCTCGACGCAATATCCCGGGCGTTGGTGCAGACCGTGGACGGACCAGAAAAGTTGGTTCGCGCGGTCGCGGATGCCGCACGCATCCACCTCGAGGCAGATTGGGTACTGCTTGCCCTGGCAGACGGAGCCCTACCCGATGCACATCCGCGGCATCTGATTCTCGACAACGAGGGGATCGCATATTCGTTCGAAGGCCTCGCGGGGACAAAAGATCCCAGCGGGCACACTCCCGATCTTGTCCTCGACCGGTTGCTCGACATACTGCGCGGACAGCTGGCGCAGTTTCGCCTGCCGGTGATTGAGAATCACCACGCCCACGTCCCGATAGAGCTCGACGGCGACGTTGTCGGGGCGTTCGCGGCCTGGACAGCCGGTCACCGTGTGCTCGACGGCACCGACGGCATTGTGATGCGAATCCTGTCTAGCCAGACGGCCGTGGCGCTACAGAATTCCGCACTGTTTCAACAGTCCCAGGTCCTACTGGCCGACTCGGAGCGCGCATGCGCGGTGGCCAGCAGACACGCGTCCGACCTTGCCGCGCGTAACGTCGAGTTGCTCGCCACACAGCGTGAACTCGATGCGGCACAGCGTCATCAGCTACTTGACTGCGAACGGCACCGGATCGCACGCGAACTTCATGACAGCGTCGCGCAATGCGTGCTCTCGGCAGGTATGCAGATCGAGGTGTGCCGTAGCGAGGCCGAAGAACAGCTCGTTGACAAAGGCGGGCGGGCGTTGTTCGAGCGCCTGGACGTCGCCAAGGAACTGACACGCTCGGCGGTCGAGCAGTTACGCTCGGCGATCTACACGTTAAATCACCGTAGCGACGCCCAGCGGTCCAGTTTGCCAGAGATGCTGGCGCAACTTGCCAACGTGCACATGCCCGATGACCTCCGCGTGACACTCCATGTCACCGGCGCTGCGGTGGAGTTGCGAAGCGGAGTCGAACACGCCCTCTTGCGAATTGCCGGCGAAGCTCTCTTCAACACGGCCATGCATGGCAGCGCCTCGAGAGCCATCGTGCGGCTCGCGTATAAACCGACGTCGGTGTCACTGTCGATCGCGGACGACGGAATCGGTGATCCCGAAAAGCTGCGAATGCTCCTGCGGCTCGCTGATGGCCCCGATGTCGACGGGCATCATCGCGGGCTAGCCAACATGGTGGCACGCGCCCGCGAGCACGGGGGAACCCTCGCCGTGCGCCGATCGCGGATGGGTGGTATTCAGTTGCTTGCCACGGTTCCCCACCCACCCGGGGTGGTGTCGTGA
- a CDS encoding MadR family response regulator transcription factor, whose product MVATPCAASHAARAQGAVGLVLVDDHAILRQGLRSVLEREDDLVVLGEASSEPEAEAVVAATHPDVVLLDLKLSTGSDFEGLSLCAKLSDLHPRLGLLILTTFLDEDLVVRAVHAGARGYVVKDVDTTELVRAIRIIATGGSAFDPRSASVVVRSLSGRSDSHQQLTGREIEVLRLLAAGLSNNKIGEKLYISSTTAKFHVGNIMRKLGVSGRAEAVYTASKRGLI is encoded by the coding sequence ATGGTTGCGACCCCGTGTGCCGCGTCCCACGCAGCAAGAGCACAAGGCGCCGTTGGCCTTGTGCTCGTCGATGACCACGCGATCCTCCGCCAAGGGTTGCGGTCGGTCCTCGAACGCGAAGACGATCTGGTCGTCTTGGGCGAAGCTTCGTCTGAACCGGAGGCCGAAGCGGTGGTGGCCGCAACTCACCCCGACGTGGTACTCCTTGATTTGAAGTTGTCGACGGGGTCGGACTTCGAGGGGCTTTCCCTGTGTGCGAAGCTGTCCGACCTGCATCCCAGGCTCGGATTATTGATCCTCACCACGTTTCTCGATGAGGATCTTGTGGTGCGTGCGGTTCATGCCGGAGCTCGCGGCTACGTCGTGAAAGATGTTGACACCACCGAACTGGTCCGCGCCATTCGGATAATCGCCACTGGCGGAAGTGCATTCGACCCGCGAAGCGCTTCCGTCGTCGTTCGATCGCTGTCGGGACGTTCCGACTCGCACCAACAACTCACCGGGCGTGAGATAGAAGTGCTGCGATTGCTGGCCGCTGGCCTGTCGAATAACAAGATCGGTGAGAAGCTGTATATCTCGTCGACCACGGCCAAGTTCCACGTTGGCAACATCATGCGCAAGCTGGGAGTGAGCGGCCGCGCCGAGGCGGTCTACACCGCGAGCAAGCGTGGTCTCATATAG
- the mftM gene encoding mycofactocin oligosaccharide methyltransferase MftM yields the protein MTHWLDPLSPTPPGSWCAYGVRVARRVGRHRGSCGEHSLCTDRFCARRSGGQLTVLHDLSPDELCDELAVLLADELDAPGTLLRGQRDFELVFTGIVRSTVDGALPSWLRFYRNSIDRLADGTASFGPVHDHAAAMLVGHQLIDLGSCFGFFALRAVDLGMDVTATDLSHPTMDLLARVSALLHRQLRIIGCDAAHVPLPDGSADTVTALHLLEHLTPAAAGDVLEEAIRLARRRVIVAVPFEDQPRACYGHVQAFSRESLRRLGSELSERHLGLIATVDEHRGGWLILDRTI from the coding sequence ATGACGCACTGGCTCGATCCGTTGAGCCCAACTCCGCCCGGCTCGTGGTGCGCTTACGGCGTCCGGGTGGCCCGTCGGGTCGGGCGGCATCGCGGCAGTTGCGGCGAGCACTCACTGTGCACCGATCGGTTTTGCGCGCGGCGCTCCGGGGGGCAACTGACAGTACTGCACGATCTGTCGCCCGATGAGCTGTGCGATGAATTGGCGGTGCTGCTCGCCGACGAACTTGATGCGCCCGGCACTCTACTGCGGGGGCAGCGTGACTTTGAGTTGGTGTTCACCGGGATAGTTCGCTCCACCGTCGACGGCGCACTGCCCTCATGGCTGCGGTTCTACCGGAACTCAATCGACAGGTTGGCGGACGGAACTGCGTCCTTCGGCCCGGTCCACGACCACGCCGCAGCGATGTTGGTCGGACACCAATTGATTGATTTGGGCTCATGTTTCGGCTTCTTCGCACTTCGCGCAGTCGACCTCGGGATGGATGTTACCGCAACAGATCTGAGTCATCCGACGATGGACTTGCTTGCCCGGGTCAGTGCCCTTCTCCACCGCCAATTGCGCATCATCGGTTGTGATGCAGCGCATGTGCCGCTGCCTGACGGCAGTGCCGACACGGTGACAGCGCTACACCTGCTCGAGCACCTAACCCCTGCAGCCGCCGGCGATGTGCTCGAGGAGGCCATCCGGCTCGCCCGACGCCGCGTGATCGTTGCAGTACCGTTTGAAGACCAGCCTCGCGCGTGTTATGGGCATGTCCAGGCATTTAGCCGGGAATCCCTGCGTCGCTTGGGATCCGAGCTAAGCGAGAGGCACCTTGGCCTGATTGCCACCGTTGACGAACACCGAGGCGGTTGGCTGATTCTCGACCGAACTATATGA
- the mftA gene encoding mycofactocin precursor MftA (Mycofactocin is a small molecule electron carrier derived from the final two amino acids, Val-Tyr, of MftA, the mycofactocin precursor. It plays a role in redox homeostasis and the metabolism of alcohols and aldehydes in Actinobacteria, including Mycobacterium tuberculosis.) — protein sequence MQENAGTENSVAAEELVEETLVEEVFIDGMCGVY from the coding sequence ATGCAAGAAAACGCCGGCACTGAGAACAGTGTCGCCGCCGAGGAACTGGTCGAAGAGACTCTCGTCGAGGAAGTGTTCATCGACGGAATGTGCGGCGTGTACTGA